In one Haloplanus salinus genomic region, the following are encoded:
- a CDS encoding DUF368 domain-containing protein: MDRRLRPLLVVYLKGLCMGAADAVPGVSGGTIALITGIYERLVGAITAVTPRRVVEVLAAPLPGRRDDARTAFFAVDGPFLLVLGAGILSAVLIATRALHAALEADPVVTFGFFFGLIAASAVVLRGQASLDTPGRIGAAVVGFLLAFLSAGRAAAALPSSPLVTVAVGAVAISAMVLPGISGSLILVILGQYEFLVTRLTTFVDGLLGLLAGGSVDAVVDPATTVVAFLAGAVVGLVTVAHAVRWALVRYRYATLSFLVSLVVGGLRAPVVKAGENLPAGWTTDALLAFGLAAVVGAALVGVLERYTDNIEI, from the coding sequence ATGGACCGGCGCCTCCGTCCGCTGCTCGTCGTCTACCTCAAGGGCCTCTGTATGGGCGCGGCCGACGCCGTTCCGGGCGTCTCCGGTGGGACCATCGCGCTCATCACGGGCATCTACGAACGCCTCGTCGGCGCCATCACCGCCGTCACGCCAAGACGGGTCGTCGAAGTGCTCGCCGCGCCGCTCCCCGGCCGACGCGACGACGCCCGCACGGCTTTCTTCGCCGTCGACGGCCCGTTCCTCCTCGTCCTCGGCGCCGGGATTCTCTCGGCCGTCCTGATCGCGACGCGCGCCCTCCACGCCGCACTCGAAGCCGACCCCGTCGTCACCTTCGGGTTCTTTTTCGGACTGATCGCCGCGTCGGCCGTCGTCCTTCGGGGACAGGCGTCGCTCGACACGCCGGGTCGGATCGGCGCCGCCGTCGTCGGCTTTCTCCTCGCCTTTCTCTCTGCCGGCCGCGCCGCCGCCGCGCTCCCGTCGTCCCCCCTCGTCACGGTCGCCGTCGGCGCCGTCGCCATCAGCGCCATGGTCCTCCCCGGCATTTCGGGGTCGCTCATCCTCGTCATCCTCGGGCAGTACGAGTTCCTCGTCACCCGGCTGACTACCTTCGTCGACGGCCTCTTGGGCCTCCTCGCCGGCGGGTCGGTCGACGCCGTCGTCGACCCCGCGACGACGGTCGTCGCCTTCCTCGCCGGCGCCGTCGTCGGCCTCGTCACCGTCGCCCACGCCGTCCGCTGGGCGCTCGTGCGCTACCGCTACGCGACGCTCTCCTTTCTCGTGAGTCTGGTCGTCGGTGGCCTGCGCGCGCCCGTCGTGAAGGCCGGCGAGAACCTCCCCGCCGGGTGGACGACCGACGCCCTCCTCGCGTTCGGCCTCGCGGCCGTCGTCGGCGCCGCCCTCGTCGGCGTCCTCGAACGGTACACCGACAACATCGAGATCTGA
- the aglG gene encoding glucosyl-dolichyl phosphate glucuronosyltransferase, whose protein sequence is MQVSVVVCTYAMDRYDAFTEAVESALAQTYDPLEVVLVVDGNPEVYDRVQEDFCSRDGVVCHNNDENRGISYSRTKGAELASGDVVAMIDDDAVAHEDWIAELVAVYESTDAVAVAGDVRPDWQTERPKFFPEEFYWLVGCVEPGFAADGEEIRNGYGSNISFRRDVFLEAGGYDTHTGRRGDKHIQAHEAPVCIRIRELTGKGVLYTDDAVVDHKLFDYRGEFRWLVFRSFWQGYSKRVMDLLYPNEDGDETDYLRYLVLDRVPRRLNGCVTKPSVAAVLQVLTILVFTGAVGLGYLYALVTPGLLEKVETADD, encoded by the coding sequence ATGCAGGTGTCGGTCGTCGTCTGTACGTACGCGATGGATCGGTACGACGCGTTCACCGAAGCCGTCGAGAGCGCGCTCGCACAGACGTACGACCCACTGGAGGTCGTCCTCGTCGTCGACGGGAATCCAGAGGTGTACGACCGGGTGCAAGAGGACTTCTGTAGTCGCGACGGCGTCGTCTGTCACAACAACGACGAGAACCGCGGGATTTCGTACTCGCGAACGAAAGGCGCCGAACTCGCCTCCGGCGACGTCGTGGCGATGATCGACGACGACGCCGTCGCCCACGAGGACTGGATCGCCGAACTGGTGGCCGTCTACGAGTCCACCGACGCCGTCGCCGTCGCCGGTGACGTGCGCCCCGACTGGCAGACGGAGCGACCGAAGTTCTTCCCCGAGGAGTTCTACTGGCTCGTCGGCTGCGTCGAACCCGGCTTCGCCGCGGACGGCGAGGAGATCCGCAACGGCTACGGCTCGAACATCTCCTTCCGGCGCGACGTGTTTCTGGAGGCCGGCGGCTACGACACCCACACCGGCCGCCGCGGCGACAAACACATCCAGGCCCACGAGGCGCCCGTCTGTATCCGGATTCGGGAACTGACGGGGAAGGGCGTGCTCTACACCGACGACGCCGTCGTCGATCACAAACTGTTCGACTACCGCGGGGAGTTCCGCTGGCTCGTCTTTCGGTCGTTCTGGCAGGGCTACTCGAAGCGGGTGATGGATCTGCTGTATCCGAACGAGGACGGCGACGAGACCGACTACCTTCGCTACCTCGTTCTGGATCGGGTGCCGCGGCGGCTGAACGGCTGTGTGACGAAGCCGTCCGTGGCCGCCGTGTTGCAGGTGCTGACCATCCTCGTCTTTACCGGCGCGGTTGGGCTGGGGTATCTGTACGCG
- a CDS encoding FAD-dependent oxidoreductase, which yields MQTTVLVIGGGATGVGVARDLALRGVDVTLVDRGSLAAGTTGRSHGVLHSGARYAEADPSDAAACLAENRVLREVAPACLDETGGYFLHLDGDDPDYFERKRAACTDLGMAVETLSGAELRKRVPEASPAVERALAVPDAVVSPSRLVVANAAAARDAGATIHAHAPVEDVHVVDGTVAGADIGGRLGATVEADVVVNATGPWAGRCAALAGVSVPMRPTRGVMVGVDNPGVDAVLNRCRAPTDGDIVVPRGDEAVLGTTSVAVGDPDDFERSEAEIERTVAECAAMCPAVDGSVRRTYWGVRPLYAPAEADRDGRAISRGFALLDHADGGAAGFFTVVGGKLTTYRKMAEATADRVCERLGVPATCRTADRPLPGADDPAELDALCAAFGVDAPAR from the coding sequence ATGCAGACGACCGTCCTCGTGATCGGCGGCGGCGCGACGGGCGTCGGCGTCGCCCGCGACCTGGCGCTCCGCGGCGTCGACGTGACGCTCGTCGACCGCGGTTCGCTCGCCGCCGGCACCACCGGCCGCTCGCACGGCGTCCTCCACAGCGGCGCACGGTACGCCGAGGCCGACCCCTCGGACGCGGCCGCCTGTCTCGCCGAGAATCGGGTGCTTCGGGAGGTCGCCCCGGCCTGTCTCGACGAGACGGGCGGCTACTTTCTCCACCTCGACGGCGACGATCCCGACTACTTCGAGCGCAAGCGCGCGGCCTGCACCGACCTGGGGATGGCCGTCGAGACGCTCTCGGGTGCCGAACTCCGAAAGCGCGTCCCCGAAGCCAGCCCCGCCGTCGAACGCGCCCTCGCGGTGCCCGACGCCGTGGTATCGCCGTCGCGACTCGTCGTCGCCAACGCCGCCGCTGCCCGCGATGCGGGGGCGACGATCCACGCGCACGCGCCGGTCGAGGACGTCCACGTCGTGGACGGTACCGTCGCGGGCGCCGACATCGGCGGCCGTCTCGGCGCGACCGTCGAGGCCGACGTCGTGGTGAACGCGACCGGCCCCTGGGCCGGGCGGTGTGCGGCGCTCGCGGGCGTCTCGGTGCCCATGCGGCCGACCCGTGGCGTGATGGTCGGCGTCGACAACCCCGGCGTCGACGCGGTGCTGAACCGGTGTCGGGCGCCCACGGACGGCGACATCGTCGTTCCGCGGGGCGACGAGGCGGTCCTCGGCACCACGAGCGTCGCCGTCGGCGACCCCGACGACTTCGAGCGAAGCGAGGCGGAAATCGAGCGGACCGTCGCGGAGTGTGCCGCGATGTGTCCCGCGGTCGATGGGTCCGTTCGGCGTACGTACTGGGGCGTCCGCCCGCTCTACGCGCCGGCCGAGGCCGACCGGGACGGTCGGGCCATCTCCCGCGGGTTCGCGCTCCTCGATCACGCCGACGGCGGTGCGGCCGGCTTCTTCACCGTCGTCGGCGGAAAGCTCACCACCTACCGGAAGATGGCCGAGGCGACGGCCGACCGGGTGTGTGAGCGCCTCGGCGTCCCGGCGACCTGTCGGACCGCCGACCGCCCGCTCCCCGGCGCCGACGACCCCGCCGAACTCGACGCGCTGTGTGCGGCGTTCGGCGTCGACGCGCCGGCCCGCTAG
- a CDS encoding oligosaccharyl transferase, archaeosortase A system-associated, translating to MSDDQSQGSSSVVDLFFDWYHVPALVLVVAAMLAIRLQAYDSFVRDGAVYFSGNDAWYHLRQVEYTVRHWPFTMPYDPWTYFPYGTNAAQFGTLYDQLVATAALVVGLGSPSSDLVAKTLLVAPAVFGALVAVPVYAVGKRLAGRVAGLFGAVVLLLLPGQFLQRGLVGFADHNVAEPLFQTLAVLGLMVAIGVATRETPVWELVVDRDVEALRRPLLWSAVAGAAVAVYMWVWPPGVLLVGIFGTYLVYQLTSDYVTGGSPEPVAFVGVVSMAVAAVLMLLQFEEASFGPTDFGLLQPAVALGVAAAAAFLAGLARLFDARDLDRSLYPVAVVGLAAVGAGVVAVALPSLFGTIQTNALRFIGFSAGAATRTIAEAQPYLAPDTLQQNAMTPTGRIMADYGFALFTGVVAVIWLLAKPLVRDGETERVAYAAGSLAVLGLLFLVPGPFQALGDAFGVVSELVGVALVALILFGAVLQTNYDGEKLLFVVWAAFITSAAFTQIRFNYYLAPVVAIANAYLIGQIISYLGLGASSVDALRDLQGYQVLAVLAAAMLIITPVLLVPMSVRTTGNADFDRSQTAWQAGQNSGPGAVTEWDSSLQWMESNTPAPGTLGGANNEMDHYGTYALTDDYDYPAGAYGVQSWWDYGHWITVRGERIPNANPFQQGATDAANYLLAPNETAAQSALGERDEEAAGTRYVMVDWQMANPQSKFGAPVVFYDAGTVSRSDFYGPVYSSDLRANFYLRNQRYYESLMVRLYAYHGSAMDPQPVVVDWEQRRAQTRSGETITIRAGPQDGRIVRQFQNMSAARDYAANDSTSQVGGVGHYPTERVPALEHYRLVKVSASNASDSGQYQRISQRTFAATGVPPSSQTIYEPSWVKTFEKVPGATVTADGLPANTTVRATVPMRVPTTNETFSYRQEARTNADGELSMTLPYATTDYDEYGPENGYTNVSVRAEGPYLLQTALLNDGGSLVQYRAQVNVSEGRVNGDVDEPKRVTLEGRNPLQNISLSPGNESNASSSLEPVAPVEAASDDGTDDGTPSTDDDASVTGPSALHAPAAQVRS from the coding sequence ATGAGCGACGATCAGAGTCAGGGGTCCTCGTCGGTCGTAGACCTCTTTTTCGACTGGTATCACGTCCCCGCGCTCGTCCTCGTCGTTGCCGCGATGCTCGCCATCCGTCTCCAAGCGTACGACAGCTTCGTCCGTGACGGAGCGGTGTACTTCTCCGGCAACGACGCCTGGTATCACCTCCGACAGGTCGAGTACACGGTGCGACACTGGCCCTTTACGATGCCGTACGATCCGTGGACGTACTTCCCGTACGGCACGAACGCCGCCCAGTTCGGGACGCTGTACGACCAGCTCGTCGCGACGGCGGCGCTGGTCGTCGGCCTCGGCAGTCCCTCCAGCGACCTCGTCGCGAAGACGCTGCTCGTCGCGCCGGCGGTGTTCGGCGCCCTCGTCGCCGTCCCCGTCTACGCCGTCGGCAAGCGTCTCGCCGGCCGCGTGGCCGGCCTCTTCGGCGCCGTCGTCCTCCTGCTCCTGCCGGGGCAGTTCCTCCAGCGCGGCCTCGTCGGCTTCGCCGATCACAACGTCGCCGAGCCGCTCTTCCAGACCCTCGCCGTGCTGGGGCTGATGGTCGCCATCGGCGTCGCCACGCGCGAGACGCCCGTCTGGGAGCTGGTGGTCGACCGCGACGTCGAGGCGCTTCGCCGGCCGCTCCTCTGGAGCGCCGTCGCCGGCGCCGCCGTCGCCGTCTACATGTGGGTGTGGCCCCCCGGCGTCCTGCTCGTGGGCATTTTCGGCACCTACCTCGTCTACCAGCTCACCAGCGACTACGTCACCGGCGGCTCGCCCGAACCGGTCGCGTTCGTCGGCGTCGTGTCGATGGCCGTGGCGGCGGTGTTGATGCTCCTCCAGTTCGAGGAGGCGAGCTTCGGCCCGACGGACTTCGGCCTCCTCCAGCCGGCCGTCGCGCTCGGCGTCGCCGCCGCCGCCGCCTTCCTCGCGGGCCTGGCGCGGCTCTTCGACGCCCGTGACCTCGACCGGTCGCTCTACCCGGTCGCGGTCGTCGGTCTCGCCGCCGTCGGTGCCGGCGTCGTCGCCGTCGCGCTCCCGTCGCTGTTCGGGACGATTCAGACTAACGCCCTCCGCTTCATCGGCTTCAGCGCCGGCGCGGCGACGCGAACCATCGCGGAGGCTCAGCCGTACCTCGCACCCGACACCCTCCAGCAGAACGCGATGACGCCGACCGGGCGGATCATGGCCGACTACGGCTTCGCCCTCTTTACCGGCGTCGTCGCCGTCATCTGGCTGCTCGCGAAGCCGCTGGTGCGTGACGGCGAGACGGAGCGCGTCGCCTACGCCGCCGGCTCGCTCGCGGTGCTCGGGCTGCTTTTCCTCGTTCCGGGCCCGTTCCAGGCCCTCGGCGACGCCTTCGGCGTCGTCTCCGAACTCGTCGGCGTCGCGCTGGTTGCGCTGATCCTGTTCGGCGCCGTCCTCCAGACCAACTACGACGGCGAGAAACTCCTCTTCGTCGTCTGGGCGGCCTTCATCACCTCGGCGGCGTTCACGCAGATCCGGTTCAACTACTATCTCGCGCCGGTGGTCGCCATCGCGAACGCCTACCTGATCGGGCAGATCATCTCTTATCTCGGTCTCGGAGCGAGCTCCGTCGACGCCCTCCGTGATCTGCAAGGCTACCAGGTACTCGCCGTCCTCGCGGCGGCGATGCTGATAATCACGCCGGTGTTGCTCGTCCCGATGAGCGTACGCACCACCGGGAACGCCGACTTCGACCGGAGTCAGACGGCGTGGCAGGCGGGGCAGAACTCCGGGCCTGGCGCCGTCACCGAGTGGGATAGCTCGCTCCAGTGGATGGAGTCGAACACGCCCGCCCCGGGCACCCTGGGCGGTGCGAACAACGAGATGGATCACTACGGCACCTACGCGCTGACCGACGACTACGACTACCCGGCCGGGGCCTACGGCGTCCAGTCGTGGTGGGACTACGGGCACTGGATCACCGTCCGTGGCGAGCGCATCCCGAACGCCAACCCGTTCCAGCAGGGCGCCACCGATGCGGCGAACTACCTGCTCGCGCCTAACGAGACGGCGGCCCAGAGTGCGCTCGGCGAACGCGACGAGGAGGCTGCGGGCACCCGCTACGTGATGGTGGACTGGCAGATGGCCAACCCGCAGTCGAAGTTCGGGGCTCCCGTCGTCTTCTACGACGCGGGCACCGTCTCCCGATCGGACTTCTACGGCCCGGTGTACAGTAGCGACCTGCGAGCGAACTTCTACCTGCGCAACCAGCGCTACTACGAGAGCCTGATGGTTCGGCTATACGCCTACCACGGGAGCGCCATGGACCCGCAACCGGTCGTCGTCGACTGGGAGCAGCGCCGCGCCCAGACACGGAGCGGCGAGACGATCACGATCCGTGCCGGTCCGCAGGACGGCCGCATCGTCCGGCAGTTCCAAAACATGTCGGCCGCGCGGGACTACGCCGCCAACGATAGCACGTCCCAGGTCGGCGGCGTGGGTCACTACCCCACCGAGCGGGTGCCCGCGCTCGAACACTACCGCCTCGTGAAGGTGAGCGCGTCGAACGCCAGCGACTCGGGACAGTATCAGCGAATCTCGCAGCGCACCTTCGCGGCGACGGGCGTGCCGCCGTCCTCACAGACTATCTACGAACCGTCGTGGGTGAAGACGTTCGAGAAGGTGCCCGGAGCGACGGTCACGGCCGACGGACTGCCGGCGAACACGACGGTTCGTGCGACGGTCCCGATGCGCGTCCCGACGACGAACGAGACGTTCAGTTACCGGCAGGAGGCCCGGACGAACGCCGACGGGGAGTTGTCGATGACGCTCCCCTACGCCACGACGGACTACGACGAGTACGGCCCCGAGAACGGGTACACGAACGTGAGCGTCCGCGCGGAGGGCCCGTACCTGCTCCAGACGGCGCTGCTGAACGACGGCGGGTCGCTCGTCCAGTACCGGGCGCAGGTCAACGTCAGCGAGGGGCGCGTCAACGGCGACGTCGACGAGCCGAAACGGGTGACGCTCGAGGGTCGCAACCCGCTCCAGAACATCTCGCTCAGTCCCGGCAACGAGTCGAACGCCTCGTCGTCGCTCGAACCGGTCGCGCCGGTCGAGGCGGCGAGCGACGACGGCACCGACGACGGGACGCCGAGCACCGACGACGACGCGTCGGTGACCGGACCGTCGGCCCTCCACGCTCCCGCCGCCCAAGTCCGGTCCTGA
- a CDS encoding rubrerythrin-like domain-containing protein — MRHNLIDPYTPERGYYECRGCTHREASEDRLTACSICGADVRNLAVPRE, encoded by the coding sequence ATGCGACACAATCTTATAGACCCGTACACGCCGGAGCGAGGATACTACGAATGTCGCGGCTGTACGCACCGCGAAGCGAGCGAGGACCGACTGACTGCCTGTTCGATCTGTGGGGCCGACGTACGGAACCTCGCCGTGCCGCGGGAGTAG
- a CDS encoding HEWD family protein: MGVTIRKPTARQCEDCGRREVWNDATGTWQVARDDDGDRIAGRVYCIHEWDINGTFVPLETDGTDAADA; this comes from the coding sequence ATGGGCGTCACGATCAGGAAGCCGACCGCGAGACAGTGTGAGGACTGTGGCCGGCGGGAGGTCTGGAACGACGCGACGGGCACCTGGCAGGTCGCACGCGACGACGACGGCGACCGCATCGCCGGCAGGGTGTACTGCATCCACGAGTGGGACATCAACGGCACGTTCGTCCCCCTAGAAACGGACGGGACGGACGCAGCCGACGCGTAG
- a CDS encoding class I SAM-dependent methyltransferase, with protein MGFHTFDSDRAAALEDAAERYRYCSREELHGLVAPYAGMCLADLGSGTGFYTDDLAPHVGTAYAVDVQSVMHDHYREKGLPANVELVEADAADLPFGTDTLDAAVSTMTFHEFADAGSLAEVARVLRPGGRLVTVDWDRDGAGEAGPPRDETYGLDGAIALQTDAGFVVDRAERRPETFVSVARLTD; from the coding sequence ATGGGCTTTCATACGTTCGACAGCGACCGGGCGGCGGCACTCGAAGACGCCGCCGAACGGTACCGCTACTGCTCGCGCGAGGAACTGCACGGCCTCGTCGCACCCTACGCCGGAATGTGCCTCGCCGACTTGGGGAGCGGTACCGGCTTCTACACCGACGACCTCGCCCCCCACGTCGGGACGGCGTACGCCGTCGACGTACAGTCCGTGATGCACGACCACTACCGGGAGAAGGGCCTCCCGGCGAACGTCGAACTCGTCGAGGCCGACGCCGCCGACCTGCCGTTCGGGACGGACACACTCGACGCCGCCGTCTCGACGATGACGTTTCACGAGTTCGCGGACGCGGGGTCGCTGGCGGAGGTAGCGCGCGTCCTCCGGCCGGGGGGCCGCCTGGTCACCGTCGACTGGGACCGCGACGGGGCGGGCGAGGCCGGGCCGCCCCGCGACGAGACGTACGGCCTCGACGGCGCCATCGCCCTCCAGACCGACGCGGGCTTCGTCGTCGACCGCGCCGAACGCCGCCCGGAGACGTTCGTCTCGGTTGCGCGGCTGACCGACTGA
- the glmU gene encoding bifunctional sugar-1-phosphate nucleotidylyltransferase/acetyltransferase, producing the protein MQTVVLAAGEGTRMRPLTDRRPKPTLPVADRTLVEHVVDTATAAGASRIVVVVGYAADAVRGALGDREAVEFVTQDRQRGTADAVRAARGELDDAPFAVLNGDVLYDRGSLAALYDAGPAVGACRVDDPENYGVLETDADGHVRSVVEKPATPASTLVNAGAYVFPTAARNWLDVGESDRGEYELTDVLERACDAADVRAVAVDRWLDVGRPWDLLAANEWKLGEMERRIDGDVHPDADLRGSVVVEAGATVDAGVVIEGPALVRAGASVGPNAYVRGATVVGEGASVGHAVEVKNSVLMAGATVGHLSYVGDSVLGRDVNFGAGTTVANLRHDDAAVRVRVKGESTSTGRRKFGVVCGDAVKTGIDTALNAGVVLGAGARTDPGETVRRDRGR; encoded by the coding sequence ATGCAGACCGTCGTGCTCGCGGCCGGCGAGGGGACGCGGATGCGTCCGCTCACCGACCGTCGGCCGAAACCGACCCTCCCCGTCGCGGACCGGACGCTCGTCGAACACGTCGTCGACACCGCGACGGCGGCCGGAGCGAGCCGTATCGTCGTCGTCGTCGGCTACGCTGCGGACGCGGTGCGCGGCGCCCTCGGCGACCGCGAGGCCGTCGAGTTCGTCACCCAGGACCGCCAACGCGGCACAGCCGACGCGGTGCGGGCCGCGCGCGGCGAACTCGACGACGCGCCCTTCGCGGTCCTGAACGGCGACGTGCTCTACGACCGCGGCTCACTCGCCGCCCTCTACGACGCCGGCCCCGCCGTCGGCGCGTGCCGGGTCGACGACCCGGAGAACTACGGGGTGTTGGAGACCGACGCGGACGGTCACGTTCGGAGCGTCGTCGAGAAGCCCGCGACTCCCGCGTCGACCCTCGTCAACGCCGGCGCGTACGTCTTCCCCACGGCGGCGCGGAACTGGCTGGACGTGGGCGAGAGCGACCGCGGCGAGTACGAACTCACGGACGTGCTGGAACGTGCCTGCGACGCCGCCGACGTGCGCGCCGTCGCCGTCGACCGGTGGCTGGACGTGGGGCGGCCGTGGGACCTCCTCGCCGCCAACGAGTGGAAGCTGGGCGAGATGGAGCGCCGGATCGACGGCGACGTACACCCCGACGCCGACCTGCGCGGGTCGGTCGTCGTCGAGGCGGGCGCGACGGTGGACGCCGGCGTCGTGATCGAAGGGCCGGCGCTCGTCCGGGCGGGCGCGAGCGTCGGCCCGAACGCCTACGTCCGCGGCGCGACGGTGGTCGGCGAGGGGGCGAGCGTCGGTCACGCCGTCGAGGTGAAAAACAGCGTGTTGATGGCGGGCGCGACGGTCGGCCACCTCTCCTACGTCGGCGACAGCGTCCTCGGGCGCGACGTGAACTTCGGCGCCGGCACGACCGTCGCCAACCTCCGTCACGACGACGCGGCCGTGCGCGTCCGGGTGAAAGGCGAGTCGACATCGACGGGACGACGCAAGTTCGGCGTCGTCTGTGGCGACGCGGTGAAGACGGGCATCGACACGGCGCTGAACGCGGGCGTCGTCCTCGGGGCGGGCGCACGCACCGACCCGGGCGAGACGGTGCGGCGGGACCGGGGTCGCTAG
- a CDS encoding phosphoglycolate phosphatase codes for MVPPLVLDIDGTLTRASGGIDPRVFEALPAWDAPVVLATGKAFPYPVALCHFLHVPERVIAEHGGVVYVDDEVRVTVDPDRPRAAAEAFVDRGGDLGWGAADTVNRWRETEVAVSMDADEALLRAVAEEFGVDVVDTGYAYHLVTPEVEKGDGVRAAAEAVGYEPTDFVAVGDSENDVSTFEAVGESFAVANADDRARAAADHVTEGAHMDGTLEALASLR; via the coding sequence ATGGTGCCGCCGCTCGTACTCGACATCGACGGAACGCTGACGCGGGCGTCGGGCGGAATCGACCCCCGGGTCTTCGAGGCGCTGCCAGCGTGGGACGCGCCGGTCGTCCTCGCGACGGGGAAGGCGTTCCCGTATCCGGTCGCGCTCTGTCACTTCCTCCACGTTCCCGAACGAGTGATCGCCGAACACGGCGGCGTCGTCTACGTCGACGACGAGGTTCGGGTGACGGTCGATCCCGACCGACCGCGGGCGGCCGCCGAGGCGTTCGTCGACCGCGGCGGCGACTTGGGCTGGGGCGCCGCCGACACCGTCAACCGGTGGCGCGAGACGGAGGTGGCGGTCAGCATGGACGCCGACGAAGCTCTGCTGCGGGCCGTCGCCGAGGAGTTCGGCGTCGACGTGGTGGATACGGGCTACGCCTACCACCTCGTGACGCCGGAGGTAGAGAAGGGCGACGGCGTGCGGGCGGCGGCCGAGGCGGTCGGCTACGAGCCGACCGACTTCGTCGCCGTCGGCGACAGCGAGAACGACGTGTCGACGTTCGAGGCGGTCGGCGAGTCCTTCGCCGTCGCGAACGCCGACGACCGGGCGCGCGCCGCCGCCGACCACGTCACCGAGGGGGCACACATGGACGGGACGCTCGAAGCGCTGGCGTCGCTGCGGTGA
- the cutA gene encoding divalent-cation tolerance protein CutA, with amino-acid sequence MVAFVSHHTSDRKAACDPTCKQFQTLLYVTAPRDAATDLARRLVDERLAACVNVADCTSTYRWDGAVHEDAEAILLAKTTDDRYDELATRVVEWHPHAVPCVERIDTVDADAPFAAWCAGAVADAE; translated from the coding sequence ATCGTAGCGTTTGTAAGTCATCACACGTCGGATCGCAAGGCTGCGTGCGATCCGACGTGCAAACAGTTCCAAACGCTACTATACGTCACCGCCCCCCGCGACGCGGCGACCGACCTCGCCCGTCGCCTCGTCGACGAGCGTCTGGCCGCCTGCGTCAACGTCGCCGACTGCACGTCGACGTACCGCTGGGACGGGGCCGTCCACGAGGACGCCGAGGCGATTCTGCTGGCGAAGACGACGGACGACCGGTACGACGAACTCGCCACCCGAGTCGTCGAGTGGCACCCCCACGCCGTGCCCTGTGTCGAACGGATCGACACGGTGGACGCCGACGCCCCGTTCGCGGCGTGGTGTGCCGGCGCCGTCGCGGACGCGGAGTGA